TTTCAGAAACTAATTTCCATaactatgttttaacaaaatacaCAATTATGGAAACTACTTCCCAAATCATATATCAATTTTGGATTTTAGTTTTTGGAATTATgtgaattttgttaaaatatagttCCAAAATTTAGTTTCTTGAACAACATATATCAAttctagaaattaaattttagaactgtgttttaattagataaacaaaatcaaatatgaaatatgaaaCATACCTTCCTTCGGGAACCACAATAATTACTAATATCTAATTCCTGGATGCATATAAAATTCCCTATGGACTAAACACGTGGAGGCACcttattatttttgaatgagtttcaaataaataaaagtaacaatAATCACAAATCAAAGTTGATGACACATCATTAGGTGCCTCCTCACATTTTGTTCATTGggtattttatatatgaattattagtCTCTCAATATCTAGCGTCAAAATAAGTATGTGCTCAATAGTTAGCCATTGATGATTATTGCAGTTCCTAAAGGAAGATACGTTCAATATTTTGTATTCAGTTTTGTTTATGACTACTAGAAATCACTTTTTGAAACAACATATATCAATTATGGAAAGTAGTTTTCGAAACTATGtgtattttgttaaaacatagttccataaaatatttttttggaattgaCATGTTTTTATGGAAAGTTATTtccaaaattatgttttaacaaataaaaagagtACAATtggcaataaaaaatataaagagaatAAATGGGGTGTACTTAGCAAACATGGCAGTGTAAATAGAAAGTGTCATCTTTTATAAGATTTATcacaaaataggcttttgaacaAATTTGTAGACCATGCAAAGTTTTATGCAGGTCAAGTTTGGCCTTTAGAAAAAAGTCTAAAATGGATAAATAggtcaaatttaagttttatccttttaacattGGTCAAATTTAAGCTTCTCAAAGTCTCTTAATCAAAGATAGCATCTTccctttgctattttttttaacctgGTTATTATTGAGCCACTTAATTTCCCCCTTGAAATCCACTATAGTTTACCTCCTTAATAAAAGTTTCCCCatgcttttctcttttttgtttttatcttacctttgattctttttacttctttattttgctaaattaAGTCTTAGGACTACAATCTGGTTGTTTCTTTGGGCAAATCAATTTCTTCCAATTTGTATCATATACTTGAGCCCCTTTTCTTGTTCACGCAATTTGTTGCCAATAAAGTTGGCtaattactctttttatttcaaattgatGAATTCGACTTAGTTGATTCAACACGCTGCATGAGTTATTAGAAAGTTACTTTATTTgtcataattagaaaaaaagagtttattacTCAAGATATTGGGGATGAACTAAATTGGAGTAATTGCATGTTAATTGCATAGtaagaagggaaaaaaattacCTTATGAGAGACTCAAGTGGAGTCTAACACCTAACCACTTTACTTCACTGATTTTTTTCAAACGGcttgctttttggtttttaaaaataaattaacccaCCCATATAACAAAACTAAGATTCCACTTGCAGGAATTAATGAAGGGATGAATTAAGAcggataagttttattttatttattttctttttttgtaaagtgGCCTTTAACACTGAAATATCCCAGCATAagctttaaataaaatacattaatcGATCAAATTTAGGCAATGACGATATGGCTTCTATGGCAGTGCCTAAAGGCCATGCAGCTTCCACAAGAGCATCCTGATATTCTATTTCATTTGCCACTGTAATCTCTTGCCATGGATCAAGGCCTGCCAAAATATGATAAAAGTCAGTATAAAAGGCCAACAAATTAAATGAAGGTGCCAACATATTTTGGAACAACACATATCAACTTCACAATGCAACTTACCAAATCCATCGGTGTACAATGCATACTGGTATGCAATATCCAAGCATACATATGGAAGTCTATCCTCAGCAAGGTTTGGATAGGTGGACTTGGCATCCTCCAATTTTGTTTCACAAGCTCGTTTAGCTTCAATCTCAAGATCAACAGGATGAATTTTGGAGTTGGGTTTATTTAGATCAATGATACCAATCTAATAGATCAAATACGACGTAGTTAGAATTTCCACGAGGAAGATTCAAAATATGAAAGTTGTccatgattaaataaaataggaCAAATTGGTTTAAGAAAAATGCATGTTAGGGACAGAACATTCCCTAGCTAGTTCCTCGCTAATCTATCACAAAATCGAGGGCTGGCAGTTGAtaccatattaaatttataatgcaGTAAACATCCTAAAGGTTCTCTTAAAAATTGGTTCATAAGGAGGTGACCTACCCAAGTATATAAGCATTTATCAAGTTTGTTAAACATTTAATGTGAGACTATTCTCAACAATTAATGAAGGATTAGTTAGAAAAACTCTCCTTTTGCTAAATCCAAGTAGCAAATTAGTGTGAGAATGTTCCCTTGCTAGTGTGTCGCCATTTCCATATCAAATCCTCCGCTAATTGCATGAAAGAAACTAGCCATATCCCTCGCAAATTTGCGACTATAGCTTCTTGTTTTTCCCGCGCTAATCCCTCAGTAACATTCTCTTACTCTTTCCCGGCAAATCTTTCTCTAATGTCTCGCTGTTTATCCCTGGCAATTCTATAATCATTCCTTCGTGAACAGTTCCATGCAAGTTTCTCGTTACTTCGTCGCTATTAATTGGACATATTCCCTAGCTATTCCTTCGCAAGTCTCTCGCTATTAATACTTATATAGTAACTCATCATTTCCTCGCAAATCACTCAAACTATCCGTAGCAATTCCCTATTTCACATGTGTCTAATTTTCAGTCTCCATGATTTTAGTTtccatatttttaataatgacaaattttgtctctctataaaaaatttagaatacTAGAATGAGAGACGAAATtcacaattataaaatatacaaggattcaaatcattattttggtTTAGGTGAATCCAGGTATTTTTCGGCCGAAAgccaaaaacaaattttaaagataataaccaaaactattttaaattaaaattatgggatctaaaacaaattttatccaataaatattaGATATATATACCTCTGTAGGCAGATAATAGAAAGATGAAGTGCCGAAAAGAATTTTCTGTCCACTTCCCCTTCCACCATCCCATATACCACCAAATGTGCAATTTTGATGGGGGCATGACTCATTCAATTTGAGAGCTTGAAGAACAACCTCTCTACATTCATCGTAGCTGGAGCCAGAAATGGGAGCGAAGGCCTTATAGTCTGCTCCTGAATATGTGTAGGTCCCTTTAAGGAATAAAAACGTCCACAATTGTGTTATTGGcatgctaaaaataaaaaacttgaaaagaagaaacagaaacgaatataaaaagttatttaaattcGGAAGTTCTTTCTCCCTTAATTATACTGTTAAGTGCAGAATCCCAAACAATTAAGATGGGGGAATTTAGCATCGAAGAAGCATCAGGGCATTTGAAGAAATGAAGAATCCGTGTTTACCATCGAAGCCagctaaaatacaagggttagCGGAGCCATCAGTGACCTTCAAAATCTCGGCACGAGATGCTTCTCTACCGTAATGCAAATAACTGAAAGAAGGAtgttaaaactatatatatattagccGTTGCATGGGCCATGTATcaaagaataatattattttctacctCTATCTAGACTTCTAATTGATACAACTCGGTCCATGTTTAGATTTCAATAAGGAGaacttaaaaatacttttatttttaaagaaaaacaattccttttcatttttttacaataaaattcgtaaatgtatattgaaatttggaaattcaACATTTATCCGAATATAGCCTTAGAAAGTCTGATCCATGAGCTAAGAAGTACCAACACTTGTGGGACACGTGTATGACACATGTTAAACACCTCTCACTCgtgttgtaattaattttttttttctcaaacacCTCTGTGATGTGACTCGTATCATATCaaagaaatattaattcaaTCCCAAAAACTAGTTAAAGGGATAAGAATTGTCCCTCGTGTCAAATACTTCTTAGACTTGATGTGAGTTTAGACTTAACTCAATCCCAAAAACTAACTTAAAGGGTGAGGGTTGCCTCTTATTGACAAAGTCTTCTATGGTTGTATTGTATTGTTAGTTTACGTGAAACTTGGattattttcaacaaaacacttagaaaattttataaaaaaaaaattaactagttGTTTTAGcttttaagaaatattattcATCTTATGTTAGAATTTTTTCTGTTGTAAAGATTGTATTTTCGAGTGATCTCTTTTGGTATATTCTACCCGAGGGTCATTATTCAGTATTATATGGAAATTGTGAAGCTTAATAACTTTgttttagaattgtgaattatataaattaaatatctcGAGGGTCTTTATTGTGGTCGACATTAATTGTGTTCAAGTGTTCATGTATGTGTTGTATTTGGTGTCAGTGTCAAAAGTGCTTCATTGTCCAAGAGCTTTAGCTCTCAAAAGTTGTACACCTTAACATCTACTGGCACTAGctactaaaatatatatacgaAGAATAAGAAGGAAATTAACCTGTGAACATAGAGGTCATATTCCTTTCCCTTGAGTACAAGCTTCTTTATGTAAGGTTCCTCTCCATCTGGTGGTTTTGGAGCATTTTTTGCTGTGTTCCTTGAGATGGCATATGCCATTTGAACTGATCCACCTCCAAGATCAACTACTCCTACTGTCTTTGAAAACCTTTTTCCCAACTTCcccaataaataattaattgtcacctaaaaaaaagttgtaggaTAAGAGACAAAAAACACTACTACTATATGTGTTCCTAATCCACATAACGATATATAGTGGACAGTGGGCACAGTACCAAAAATAACCTATTGTCTAATATTGCATTTTAATATCCTAATTAATTACAAGGCTACAAGGAGTTGATGTATCCGTTATTGCGAACTTGGATTCTCTTTAACAGGTACACTTTCAGGTAGGACTCATCTTTTTCTCTCCTCACTACAGGTGTGCAACTGTTTAAGAGAAATCAATGGATCGTTATTGCAGTCATGTTAAAATGGTGAAGCCTTAAAAAATCGTGATATATACTGAGATTATAGCAGTGATTACGGATTGCAATTTAAGACTGAAAGAATCTAATAATCTATTTGAACGGGCATTTAatggttatatttttaatttcactattatttgtttcttgttttccaATTTACTTTTGACTTAGTGTATCGAAAAATTTACTTTTGACTTACCAAATTAATGATCTAAACAGAAGTGTACCAGGTGAgaagaattaaataatttcaaacttTCATGTAAAGCCAAATTTCTAGGCTTCCTTGTCTCACGAAatacacatttaaataattgttattgttatattGGTATTTATGTTTAGAATCGTCCATAACATatactttaacattttttttatccatttctaataatttacaaatttgtatgatttatattataattaattttttcccgTATCCGCTTGGATGTCAAGTTGTATCTTTGTCCCGTGTCTGTATCTGCTTACTTTTGTTGTGTATATACATTCtgtatatatattgattaagtAACAAATATATAACAACTATAACAGTATAATCAGTAGTCATCAGTGCATCAACCCAAATCGTCAcccataagaaaaattaaaactttgtaAGAGTTCATTCTTGAAAGTgttgcaaattattttttaaataaagagtaTTATGACTCTgcaataaataattcaaaaaaataaataatcaaatgaaTAGTATAATTAACTGGGTTCAAACACTGGATTAATTTTAGACATTGGTGGATGAATAATGATCATTTGACATCCCTTCAAATATA
The Glycine max cultivar Williams 82 chromosome 16, Glycine_max_v4.0, whole genome shotgun sequence genome window above contains:
- the GS52 gene encoding ecto-apyrase GS52 precursor, with protein sequence MVLVLWSRGTKNMDFLTLFTLLLLLFIHTALSSTQYHDGNILLTHRKIFPKQEAITSYAVIFDAGSTGSRVHVFHFDQNLDLLRIGNELEFYDKVTPGLSAYADNPQQAAESLIPLLEEAESVVPEDLYPTTPVKLGATAGLRLLEGDASERILQAVRDLLKNRSTLNTQPDAVAIIDGTQEGSYLWVTINYLLGKLGKRFSKTVGVVDLGGGSVQMAYAISRNTAKNAPKPPDGEEPYIKKLVLKGKEYDLYVHSYLHYGREASRAEILKVTDGSANPCILAGFDGTYTYSGADYKAFAPISGSSYDECREVVLQALKLNESCPHQNCTFGGIWDGGRGSGQKILFGTSSFYYLPTEIGIIDLNKPNSKIHPVDLEIEAKRACETKLEDAKSTYPNLAEDRLPYVCLDIAYQYALYTDGFGLDPWQEITVANEIEYQDALVEAAWPLGTAIEAISSLPKFDRLMYFI